The genomic DNA AGTGAGGAGAGTGATGAAGAATTTTGTTATGCTAATCCCCCCCTGGATATGATAAAATGAAATATGTAGATGAGGTTTTTAATGTGCATACACCTGCCAAAGATATAAAATTTAAAGTTGGTCAGATATTTGGTTGTAAAAAGGACTTTAAAGAAGCAGTAAGGTCAAATTCAATATCTTCAATTTCTGACTTTAATTTATGCACTTTTTAACATGTTATATGACTGGATGCAGGGGTTGGACAAGGCTATTAAGGAATTATTATCTCAGGTGGAACACAGGTTTTGCACCCGGCATCTAGGTGCTAACTTGAAGGGAAAATATCTAAGTGGTGCAGTTAGTGATGCATTCTGGAGAGCATCTACTGCAACTCACCCACAAGCTTTTAAGTCTGCCATGAAAGAACTTGCTTCTGTCTCCAAGGGTGCCTTTGAGAAGATGAATCAATTGGATATCGCTGTGTGGTCCAAGGCTTACTTCAAGACTCATTCAAAAACTGATTCTACAGAGAATAATATCAGTGAATGCTTCAACTCCTGGATTCTCAAAGCAAGGTACATGCCTCTTATTGATATGCTCATTGAAATACATGACATGATAATGACCAGAGTGCATGAAAATAGAGATAGAATGGCTAGAAGGGATTGCTTAATTGTTCCTAAAGCTAAAAAAAATTTAGATGAGGCGGTGAAAGATGGCAGTGCTTATTCTGTGCTTTGAGATGGGAGGGAAACATATGTAGTGAAAGGTAAGGGTACTTCATGTTCTGTGAATTTAAAAAATAGAAGCTGTTCTTGTAGAATCTGGGATTTGACAGGGATACCATGTGCTCATGGTGTGGTTGCAATTCAGAAAGCTAGACATGATATTTTTGACTATATTGACAAATGCTACTCAAAAGAGACATACATGAGGTGTTACTCTCACTGCTTGGATGTAATAAGAGGGGAAGATTTCTGGGAAGATGTTGAGGGTGACACAGTTATGCCCCCTTTGATTGTGAAACAGCTTAGAGGTAGGCCCAAAAAGATGAGAAGAAGAGAGGGTTGGGAGGGTGTTGTATCTAGTGGTAAGAAGGCTAGACTGAGTTTTTCAGGGAGAAAAATGCATTGTGGTCTCTGTAGGAAGGAAGGCCATAAGAGAGATAAATGCCCAGATAAACACTTGTATCCAGAGGGACCAAAAAAGCAGAGGGGGAGACCACAAAAGGAGCAGACTGCTATGGAAGAAGTAACTCAAGAGATGCAGTTGCAACAAGAAGAAATCCTAACTGGTGAGGATGAACTGGTGAATGATACAATGGAAAACATGGAAGAACCACAACATGGGCATAACCAAAGGATGAAATTTGTAAGTATTCTTAGTTTTTAAACTTTTGCTGCATATTGTAATAATGTACTTATATTTTATGTTTTTTCATAGATGCCAACTCCAAGTCTAGGGAACCACATTGGTACTGGATGCACACCACCTGCATCAACACCTCCAACAGTTGCACAATCAGCCAAGAAAAAAACTCCAAGAAAGTCTGTCAAGTCCTTTGCACCTCCAAGACCAAAAAAGAAGTGATTATTTTATGTTACTTTTGAGACATTTTGTAATGGGAAACTTGTGAGACATTTTGTTATTGACAGTTTGACTCTTTTATTATTTAGGACCCTTTATTATTTTATGTTCCCAGTTTATTATGTAGCTTTATTAGGTTCTACCTAAACTCTTTGTAATGAGAATCTTATGATTGTTCAATTTCAATCTATATTATGTTATTTGCATATTTCTGGCCTAACTTTTTATTGGTAACACACATCACAGTGcatttatattatgaaacatggGTAGAGTAGAATATTTTACTAACAAAATGTTGATAACATTGATAGCATCCATTACATGAAGGAAGTACAAATTACATGAAATCACTAAGAACATTCTAACCAATGTTCACCATTACTTGAAGAACCTAAAAATAAACCAAGCTATAATTATAAGCAATActaacttcttcattttgctACCATCTAGTTTGTTACTAAGAACATTATTTGCTAATTCACCATTTTTCTTACGAAGTGACATACATTCTTCGTTGAAAACCAACATTTTTTTTTCGACAAAACGTAACTTTGCTATAGCTCTTTCCAGTTGATCATCTTTGACTCTCACTTTTGCCTTCAATTCCTGAACAACTTCTCTTGCTCTATCGATGTATGGAGGATCAGCCCATAgaaaaaaattacattttttcCTTGAATCCTAATCAAATTATAAGCCAAGTTAGCTAAATACATTTAAGCATTAAACAAGATAACAATGCAAAATACACTTGCCTTCCATTGACTGCAACCGAAAAACCTTCTTCCCGGGTCCAATGTCCCTTCTTTTCAAGCTTCTTGACATGGTGCCACAAGATCGCACTTGCATTTGATACCATTGAAACGATATTCAAAATCAGGGTCGTAATGTTTACCACCCGCCCATGAGTTACTGCTACTTCCGAACGGATTTCTAACTGACGAACTACTGCTTTTCGTACTGGACATAGCAGATGCTTTGAGCTTGATATGAACCCTAATTTTGTATAAAAGGGGGAGAGTTTATAAAAGAGGGATGATATACTGGGTTCTCTAATATTTGGGTCGGGTTAGATGAGGTCCATATGCCACAAATCAGCCATGTCAGACTGCTGAGTCATTTTTCCATCCAAGATTTAACGTCTGTAACGGCAAGTGACCTATGTGAAAATTTTAAAGAGATTTGTGAGTTGACTGACAACTTTTTGAGTTGGATGACCCAACTGAAAGTTAGTAGTGAGTTGAGTGACCTAACTGCCATTTAACCCCATATAAGACACAGAGATATATAACTGCTCCATTAGCTTTTGAAAATTTGAAGAGAAGAGAAAGCTTCTTGTGAAAAAGTCCATGCCTGTAGTCTTTGAGTTGCTAACCTGCCCTGTCTAGTAACTTGCAAGAAAATGAATGATTCACCTTTGTGATCACTATAAATACCATCATTCTGTGTTGTTTATAATTCACAACATATATACTTGGTTCTCTCTAGCTAATCATCATTCATATCAGTGCTTTTAACGTTCCATATATAAAGAGTAATGGCTACATTTTATTCGCTAGTCGTGGTTAATATGATTTTAAACTTGTTATTGCTCTTCATTGGCATTTCATCAGCTCAACTTACACCTGACTTCTATTCTAAAACATGCCCTGACCTTATACCCACTGTGAAATACAATGTGCATTCTGCCGTACTCAAGGAAACCCGAATGGGTGCATCTCTTCTTCGCTTATTCTTCCATGATTGCTTTGTCAATGTAATGTGCTTCTTCCTCGTTTTTACATATTTTTCGACTCTGCAAACATACAGTTTAGTTTTTGTGTAATAGTATGTATGTGTAAACACCAAGCACATGTACACGCATTTATCACTTGCTGCAATACTTTTTCTTGAGAAATGATATTATAGTTGATCGGGATTAGGGAGGAGACGAACATTGCATTTAGGCATATACATGCATAGAAGCCTTCCtcattattattttttaatatctaCTTAGAAGTAGTAGTGAAGATCGAGTAGAAGACTCACCGGCAAAGTTGCTTTGAAAGTACTAGATTCGTACATTACTTCAAAGATAGATACTTAAAATCATGACACAGTTTAAATACCATCACTACGTTTGGAAGGGCAGAGAAGTAGAATACAAGCACAAGATGCTTTTTTAAATCAGAACGAACTAAGAACTCTTAAAGCTAAATCATTACTTTATATTTTTTGCAGGGATGCGATGGATCAATTCTCCTCGATGACACATCTTCATTCACAGGAGAGAAAAGAGCAGCTCCAAACGTCAATTCTGCCAGGGGATTCGAGGTTGTAGACAGCATAAAATCTGCGGTTGAAAATGTTTGTCCTGGTGTTGTCTCTTGTGCTGACATTCTAGCTCTGACTGCACGTGACTCTGTTAAAATCGTAAGGCTCCAGCATGTCTTATTTCATTGCATATCTATTTTTTTGATATTACTCTATTAATTTAAGACCATATTTTATAGATGTTTATGTATTTCAAGCTGGGGTTCTCCGCGTAAACAGTCTACCAAATCTTTAAAACAGGAGCAGTTTTTGCCTGTTTCTTAGGCCTTGTATGCTAGTATCCTTAATTCTGTATGATGAAAAAATGCTGTAGCTTGGAGGGCCAGACTGGGATGTAAAGCTTGGACGAAGAGACGCTAGAACAGCAAGCCAAGGAGCAGCAAATAATAGCATTCCTGCTCCAACTGCAAACCTCAACGCCCTCAATTCAAGATTTAATGCTCTCGGCCTTTCTACTCAAGACCTTGTCGCTTTATCTGGTTAGCTCTTACTCTCTTAAATTATACATCTAATCTATCAATTTCCACTTTGGAGTATGCAATTATTCAATCTCAGATGCTAACTAATTCGAAATTTATGACCAAATCAGGTGCTCACACAATCGGGCAAGCAAGGTGCACCACTTTTAGAGGTCGAATATACAACGAAAACAACTTGGATGATTCATTTGCTCAAAAAATCCAAAGCAACTGCCCAAGCACAAACGGCACAGGTGACAACAATTTGACTCCACTGGAACTCCAGTCCCCTACGTCTTTCGACAACTACTATTTCAGCAACCTTATGAACAAGAAAGGTCTACTCCACTCCGATCAACAACTGTTCAGTGGAGGCTCAACTGATTCAATTGTGTCAACATATAGTAGCAACCCAGGCAACTTTGCTTCAGATTTTGCTGCAGCCATGATTCGGATGGGTGATATTAGCCCGCTAACTGGTTCAAATGGAGAGATAAGAATGAATTGCAGGATGATAAATTAGTTGGAGGTTTATTCCAGAAAAGAACATGCTCAATGCTCATGCATGCACTATTTTGCAGGGGTTTAAGTACACTGTCACTGTGTGCTTtgaatatttttcttttttaaagattttcttttctgtttcaaGATGTCTGTTTTTTTTGGTCTGCTGTTACTTGATTTTCTTTCAAAATTATCAATGGGAACTGTTACACACTTCCTCTGCTTAAGTTATATGGGCTCTCTTTTGTTCTTCTAGTTCAGTTTTGCATCTTCTAGTTTGCAGTATGATTTCAATGCCTATATGGATTTTTGCAAAATATAGAACTCCATTTGAAATTAGATTTTTTAACGTTGTCACGAAGTTATATTAATAACTAATGTGCACTCATAGAATTAACACAATATACATAAAATAGTGTTAGGcgtatataattttatataaaaaaatttatacaAAATGACATGGAAATTGATATGGAATATTTTAATTAGATTTGATATTGGGGCtcatttttaattttgtttatgtttataaaaatataacaaacaACCAACTCAAGGGAAACTGAAGAAGAAAAAGATCTACTTACTTTTACCAAGAAATTGACTTTGTTATCAGTCCCAAGTGAAAAATGTGGATATTATTACATCTACAAGATCCGtaaagaaatcaagaaaaattgATACCCAGTTTTAGCACGTGCGATTGGATAGTGTTCTAAAAATTctcgatttttaaaaaatttcccGATTAATCCACGATTAATCCTTAATAAATATTTGGTCAATTtattttttgaaatccgattaatatttataaattatttttgaattatatatttcataataaataagccagatatattaaatattattaaaatatttaaatatacaCGATTTTTGTTCCGATTAATTCCTGATTTACCGATTAATTCATAATCGGTATCTAAAACGATTAGTACCTATTACCGATTTTTACGACGGGATACCAGCATGAAGTAGAGCAAGGGAATACGCAAATACCACAATCATATCGGGTACAGAAATATTTTGTAGGTGATTGTAAATAGTATGAGGTTACAAATATCTTATGAACAAGCGCTATTTTTTCTGAAATGCTacttttaattaaattaaaattatctcGCATAACCAGTATTCTAAAAATTTccgattttaaaaaaaaattgattaatCACCGATTAATCCTTAAAAAATGTGGCCGATCTATTTTTTGAAATccaattaatatttataaattatttttaaattatatatttcataataaattaggtaaatatattaaatatcattaaaatatttaaatatatctgATTTTTATTCCGATTAATCCCCAATTTATCAATTAATCTCTAATCAATAATTAGTATCGATTACCAAATTTTACGACCATGCGCATAACTGAAAATTTCTTGAGAACCCTCTTTCTCAATTAAACTACCTGGAATCTATCACTAAAAAAATTTAGTATATACGAGGATAACTTTTATGAGCCAAATTTTTTAACTCAATTAAAAAAAGAATTTGTCATATGCTTTCTAACCACTAAATTTTATACAATTTTAATGATGTAATTACTTATTGTTATAAACGGAGACTTTTCGTGTACAAGGTCCATCATTCATCATTATTAAGGAAAACAAACCAGTCATATTTGCCATGTAATTTATGAACTACGGGTTATTGCCGGTGTGACCCACGGATCATTTTCTAGAATTTATTTATGCATCATACAATTATAGTATTTGTAAAGCAACTCCAACAATATCTGTATAGAGGCTCTttagtcaaattttgaagaaatggaaATAAAATTTCTCTCTAACAAACTCCATGTCCCCCTTTATAATATTAGGAGTTTCGAATACTTCTtcacttttaggagtgaatattccctcaactattattatattatattttcttacccgttattttatatttaatgaat from Apium graveolens cultivar Ventura chromosome 5, ASM990537v1, whole genome shotgun sequence includes the following:
- the LOC141661450 gene encoding peroxidase 4-like codes for the protein MATFYSLVVVNMILNLLLLFIGISSAQLTPDFYSKTCPDLIPTVKYNVHSAVLKETRMGASLLRLFFHDCFVNGCDGSILLDDTSSFTGEKRAAPNVNSARGFEVVDSIKSAVENVCPGVVSCADILALTARDSVKILGGPDWDVKLGRRDARTASQGAANNSIPAPTANLNALNSRFNALGLSTQDLVALSGAHTIGQARCTTFRGRIYNENNLDDSFAQKIQSNCPSTNGTGDNNLTPLELQSPTSFDNYYFSNLMNKKGLLHSDQQLFSGGSTDSIVSTYSSNPGNFASDFAAAMIRMGDISPLTGSNGEIRMNCRMIN